A single genomic interval of Prunus dulcis chromosome 5, ALMONDv2, whole genome shotgun sequence harbors:
- the LOC117627555 gene encoding transcription factor MYB3-like: MAPKKNDGATKRIMNKGAWTAEEDRKLAEYIEIHGAKRWKTVASIAGLNRCGKSCRLRWLNYLRPNIKRGNISDDEEDLILRLHKLLGNRWSLIAGRLPGRTDNEIKNYWNSHLSKKINHKEKTLQNSRAQETATPSQKDSGTEGDEEEGGGKESVNNSDVNFDVNEFFDFSAEGSYGLEWVSKFLELDEDTMNYKEKVSNIM; encoded by the exons ATGGCTCCAAAGAAGAATGATGGAGCGACAAAAAGAATTATGAACAAAGGCGCATGGACAGCAGAGGAAGATAGAAAACTTGCAGAATACATTGAGATTCATGGTGCAAAGAGATGGAAGACAGTGGCTTCCATAGCAG GTTTGAATCGATGTGGGAAGAGTTGCAGATTGAGATGGTTGAATTATTTGAGACCCAACATTAAGAGAGGCAACATTTctgatgatgaagaggacTTGATACTCAGGCTTCACAAGCTACTAGGAAACAG GTGGTCTTTGATTGCCGGAAGGCTTCCTGGGCGAACAGACAACGAAATAAAGAACTATTGGAATTCTCATTTGagcaaaaaaatcaatcacaaGGAGAAAACACTGCAGAATTCAAGAGCTCAAGAGACTGCTACACCTTCCCAGAAAGACAGTGGTACTGAGGGGgacgaagaagaaggaggaggaaaagaaagtGTGAACAATTCGGATGTTAATTTCGATGTAAATGAGTTCTTCGACTTCTCTGCTGAAGGCTCCTATGGGCTGGAGTGGGTGAGCAAGTTTCTTGAGCTTGATGAAGACACCATGAATTACAAAGAAAAGGTCAGCAATATTATGTAG
- the LOC117627786 gene encoding probable glycosyltransferase At5g03795, which yields MELILKVYIYRDGARPIFHQPHLRGIYASEGWFMKLMEENRQFVTRDPEMAHLFYLPYSMRQLGMALYVPNSHNLKPLSIFLRDYTNTIAAKYPFWNRTHGSDHFLVACHDWGPYTLTAHEELTKNTIKALCNADTSEGIFVARKDVSLPETTIRTPRKPLRNVGGFRVSQRPLLAFFAGNMHGRVRPTLLKHWQDKHEDMKIYGPLPLRVSRKMSYVQHMKSSKFCICPMGYEVNSPRIIESIYYECVPVIIADNFPPPLSDVLDWSKFSVAVAEKDIPKLREILVAIPMRRYLTMQINVKMVQKHFLWNPRPIRYDLFHMILHSIWSSRLNQIQIPES from the exons ATGGAACTGATACTTAAAGTTTACATATATCGTGATGGAGCAAGGCCCATTTTTCACCAACCTCATCTCAGAGGAATTTATGCTTCTGAAGGATGGTTCATGAAGTTGATGGAGGAAAACAGGCAGTTTGTCACAAGGGATCCAGAAATGGCTCACTTATTTTATCTTCCTTACAGTATGCGCCAATTGGGGATGGCACTTTATGTACCGAATTCACATAATTTGAAACCACTCTCAATTTTCCTGAGAGACTACACAAACACGATTGCTGCGAAGTATCCTTTCTGGAATCGGACACATGGGTCAGATCATTTCCTTGTTGCTTGCCATGACTGG GGCCCTTACACGTTAACTGCCCATGAGGAACTAACCAAAAATACTATAAAAGCTCTATGCAATGCTGACACCTCGGAAGGAATATTTGTTGCCAGGAAGGATGTTTCACTTCCAGAAACTACCATTAGGACCCCCAGGAAGCCTCTTAGAAATGTTGGTGGATTTAGAGTGTCACAGCGCCCACTCCTTGCCTTTTTTGCAGGAAACATGCATGGAAGAGTCCGCCCGACACTTCTCAAGCACTGGCAGGACAAACATGAAGACATGAAAATCTACGGGCCTCTGCCCCTTAGAGTCTCGCGAAAGATGTCTTATGTCCAACATATGAAATCAAGTAAATTTTGTATTTGCCCAATGGGGTATGAAGTGAACAGCCCAAGGATCATCGAGTCCATCTACTATGAATGTGTCCCAGTGATTATTGCCGATAATTTCCCCCCTCCTTTGAGTGATGTGCTAGATTGGAGCAAATTTTCCGTTGCCGTGGCCGAGAAGGATATTCCCAAGTTAAGAGAGATTTTAGTGGCTATTCCCATGAGAAGATACCTTACCATGCAAATTAATGTGAAAATGGTGCAGAAGCATTTCCTTTGGAATCCAAGACCAATCAGATATGATTTATTCCATATGATTCTGCATTCAATCTGGTCTAGCAGGTTGAACCAGATCCAAATCCCGGAATCCTAG
- the LOC117628926 gene encoding uncharacterized protein LOC117628926 — protein sequence MHYAPCLEIVSDIGKYDWGGAALACLYRSLDSCSRGRSSSMGGYWRAWEVWACEYLKPLALSRPSGTLNTWPRTLRWVGAKSKRDLQHHLEHFRVMMRHLTNDQVNWNPWGTNESDMPEAVINSVSATRKRILLEGPAGSAWFLGERVAMQSLGTTEPQVPKIPPTTMLSDYKLNDEAEVREALNGYPASEWLANSSNYGHYRDEYIRYRHYEDLREAEGEDRNLGGAKIRVGNISPQPWSVRIPCWAAENGSKLVRIPRGQDSLDLPLPAGVTHVTAEAATEILELNAGLNAVLFSTSLEASIEISLLRQEIAKLKNTSGTTIGSSGIGEDVIDDDAEHEFRTKFKADHLDVGDEDEQADEDEVGDEDEEADDGGAAAKGNLTAEQDSPLQKGKVQKCLRPRTPKRKKTK from the exons ATGCACTACGCCCCCTGTCTGGAAATAGTCTCAGACATTGGTAAATACGACTGGGGCGGTGCGGCGTTGGCTTGCTTGTATAGATCATTGGATTCTTGTTCCAGGGGTAGGTCATCAAGCATGGGCGGGTATTGGAGGGCATGGGAG GTATGGGCTTGCGAGTACCTAAAGCCGTTAGCTTTATCAAGGCCCAGTGGGACCTTGAACACGTGGCCCAGAACATTGAGGTGGGTTGGTGCAAAATCAAAGCGGGACTTGCAACATCACTTGGAACATTTTAGAGTGATGATGCGACATCTAACAAATGATCAG GTTAATTGGAACCCATGGGGGACCAATGAATCCGACATGCCGGAAGCCGTCATAAATAGTGTGTCGGCAACCCGTAAACGAATCCTACTTGAGGGACCAGCTGGTTCAGCCTGGTTTTTGGGAGAGCGAGTCGCAATGCAAAGTTTAGGCACCACAGAACCTCAAGTACCCAAAATTCCACCGACGACAATGCTTTCTGATTATAAGCTAAATGATGAGGCAGAAGTCAGGGAAGCACTGAATGGGTACCCCGCTTCAGAATGGCTTGCAAATTCATCCAACTATGGCCACTACAGAGATGAGTACATAAGGTACCGCCACTATGAGGACTTGCGTGAAGCG GAAGGAGAAGATCGAAATCTCGGAGGGGCCAAAATCAGGGTAGGAAACATCTCTCCTCAGCCATGGTCAGTGCGAATACCATGCTGGGCAGCCGAAAATGGAAGTAAACTTGTGCGGATACCGCGTGGCCAAGATAGCCTTGATCTACCATTACCTGCTGGTGTGACACAT GTAACTGCTGAAGCTGCGACCGAGATTTTAGAGCTGAATGCTGGGTTGAATGCCGTacttttttcaacttcattgGAAGCAAGCATAGAGATCAGTCTCCTACGGCAAGAGATT gccaaattgaagaacaccTCGGGAACAACCATTGGAAGTTCAGGTATTGGTGAAGACGTCATAGATGATGATGCGGAACAT GAGTTTCGCACAAAATTTAAAGCTGACCACCTAG ACGTTGGGGATGAGGATGAGCAAGCCGATGAGGACGAGGTTggggatgaggatgaggaagcCGATGACGGCGGGGCCGCAGCAAAGGGTAATCTGACTGCAGAACAAGACTCCCCACTCCAAAAAGGCAAAGTTCAGAAATGTCTTCGTCCACGTAccccaaagagaaagaaaaccaagtaA